TAATAAGCTCTACTTCCTTTTTCATAATGATTCATGATATCGATACGTAGACGTGAGAATCCAGATGTAAGATGCTCGATGACATGGAAAGGATCTACAGCGACGATGGCGTTGGGCAGATATTTCTTTACAACATCTTTGTATGGCTGCCACATATCGATGGTCACAATCTTCACTCTTTGTCTCTCACTTAATGGGATATTTTCAAAGTAAGTGCTGAGTTCCTTTTTTGAACGAGACTGTATGACTTCGTTTAGAACACGAGCTTTATTATCGACCATGACACATAAGTAAGAACTGTTTTTTAACGCCATGTCAGAATATAGTTCATCAATTCCTAGATACTCGGGTAAGAACTGCCTTGGAATTCTCAAGTAACTATCGGCATAGAGTTCTACCGTAGGAATAGATACATGTGCTCTTAGTGCAATTGTCTTTAAGTTAATGGAGATATCACCTAGATCTTTCATGATTTGATCGACCATAGAGAAGGTGGAGTGCATACCATCAGGGGTAAAGATATTGTCTTCACTAAAAGTACGATGACAGTCATGACACTTATATCGTCTACGTTTCCAGTTGACAATCGTTTTTAGACCAGCGATGTCTTGCGTTTTGAATGTATATGTTAGAAGTCCTTTACTAGATGTATCAGCACCACAGTAAGGACAAATGGGATGTTTATTTATCAGTAGAAGATAAATATTCAAGGTATCATGATTGCGATATGTAGATAGACTTTGAACTTGATCTTGGGACAAGTTCAAAGCAGATGTGATAATATAATCAATAGCCATTTATGGCCTCCTCTCAAGACATTTTCTTTCATAGCAAAAAGATAATAACATGAGAGGTTTTTTTATTTTTGAAGGTACCCCAAGTTTTCTGAAGAAGTATCAAAAAGGCACCCCAAGTCTTCTCATTGCGGTACCCCAACCCC
This genomic window from Solobacterium moorei contains:
- a CDS encoding ISL3 family transposase, with translation MAIDYIITSALNLSQDQVQSLSTYRNHDTLNIYLLLINKHPICPYCGADTSSKGLLTYTFKTQDIAGLKTIVNWKRRRYKCHDCHRTFSEDNIFTPDGMHSTFSMVDQIMKDLGDISINLKTIALRAHVSIPTVELYADSYLRIPRQFLPEYLGIDELYSDMALKNSSYLCVMVDNKARVLNEVIQSRSKKELSTYFENIPLSERQRVKIVTIDMWQPYKDVVKKYLPNAIVAVDPFHVIEHLTSGFSRLRIDIMNHYEKGSRAYYLLKTWHKLLETDYNLDNEPKYNSFFRQKLNYRNLYDQLLEIDPVLTLAYHLKELFRNFNRTAIYPSCTIEITSILDAFISADIPAYEDFLTSITNWKEEYLNSFRRPYDDRKQSNALSEYMNSRLRVLINVSNGLSNFPRFRARVLYALNRKLYYTITDHLQSNKRIGKKRGSYKK